The sequence CGCGGAACGGTGGCCGACGTGGACGACCCATACGACCAGTTCGCCGTTGTCGAGGGTGTAGACGACGCGGTAGTCGCCGACTCGCAGGCGGCGGCGGTCCGGCTGGGAGACGAGTGCGGTGGTTTTGAAGCCGTACGGATCCTTTTCCAGCTCCGTCAGCTTCGCCAGGATGCGCAGCGCGGCGTCCCGTGGGATTTTGCGGAGTTCGGCCTGGGCCTCGGGACGGAAGACGGTGCGGTAGTCACTCACTGCGCGCCAGCGTCTCCTTCATGACGTCCTCGATGGGGATACCGGCCGAGCGGTTGGCCATGCGCTCGTCGATGATGCGGTTGATCTCGCGCTCTTCCCACTGCTGGTACTTGCGCAGGACCTCTATCGAGACCACGGCCGCGACTTCCTTGCCGCGCCGGGT is a genomic window of Streptomyces gilvosporeus containing:
- a CDS encoding type II toxin-antitoxin system Phd/YefM family antitoxin is translated as MTQMPIESIRDVRAHLAEVVERADRDDLPTVITRRGKEVAAVVSIEVLRKYQQWEEREINRIIDERMANRSAGIPIEDVMKETLARSE
- a CDS encoding type II toxin-antitoxin system RelE family toxin encodes the protein MSDYRTVFRPEAQAELRKIPRDAALRILAKLTELEKDPYGFKTTALVSQPDRRRLRVGDYRVVYTLDNGELVVWVVHVGHRSAVYET